Proteins found in one Methylophilaceae bacterium genomic segment:
- the rmuC gene encoding DNA recombination protein RmuC, translated as MNAFTLLLILLVLLTCMVLWLVWQTMQTTKAKLQQRAEEEKRLEEKHRAMLMDLHDGLNKLGDRLNAVAQDNSDRLKTSVAQELASTREAMQKLQIEQANNLSQTRETVLEKLHITLAEQGKSQQGLINDTMLKATTTLTQTIESLSKVVDARLEEIGGKVSERLEEGFKKTNETFVSVMQRLATIDEAQKKIDGLSSNMVSLQELLGDKKSRGAYGEVQLEGLIRNVLPEQSFKMQHQFDNGTRVDCALFLPEPTGTVAVDSKFPLENYHRMFDKSLNDLEKALATKQFKADVKRHVDDIATKYIIPNVTSDGAVMFIPAEAVFAEIHAYHPDVIDYAMNKRVWVVSPTTLMAVLNTARAVLKDVEMRKQVHIIKDELGKLSVDFKRFDTRMKKLADNIRQAHENAQDVHISSQKISRTFARIERVELTNDPNLDLLDAVDED; from the coding sequence ATGAACGCATTCACACTACTACTCATTTTGCTTGTTTTGCTCACCTGCATGGTACTCTGGTTGGTGTGGCAAACCATGCAAACAACAAAAGCTAAGTTGCAACAGCGCGCTGAAGAAGAAAAGCGTCTAGAAGAAAAGCACAGGGCCATGCTGATGGATTTGCACGATGGCTTGAATAAATTAGGCGATCGTTTAAATGCGGTTGCACAAGATAATAGTGACCGCTTAAAAACGAGTGTAGCGCAAGAGCTAGCATCCACGCGCGAAGCGATGCAAAAATTACAAATTGAGCAAGCCAATAATTTGTCGCAAACACGCGAAACAGTACTCGAAAAACTACATATCACCTTGGCCGAGCAAGGCAAGTCACAACAAGGTTTGATTAACGACACCATGCTAAAAGCAACCACCACGCTAACGCAAACCATAGAAAGCTTGAGCAAAGTGGTCGATGCGCGCTTAGAAGAGATAGGCGGCAAAGTTTCTGAACGCTTAGAAGAGGGCTTTAAAAAGACCAATGAAACCTTTGTGAGCGTGATGCAACGCCTTGCCACCATTGACGAAGCGCAGAAAAAAATTGATGGTTTAAGTAGCAATATGGTGAGTTTGCAAGAGTTGCTGGGAGATAAAAAAAGCCGAGGCGCCTACGGTGAAGTACAGTTAGAGGGCTTGATTCGCAATGTATTGCCAGAGCAAAGTTTTAAAATGCAGCATCAATTTGACAACGGCACACGTGTGGATTGCGCCTTGTTTTTGCCAGAGCCAACTGGCACCGTTGCGGTGGATAGTAAATTTCCGTTAGAAAATTATCACCGCATGTTTGATAAATCGCTAAATGATCTTGAAAAAGCCTTGGCAACCAAACAATTTAAAGCCGATGTGAAGCGTCATGTCGATGATATTGCCACTAAATACATTATTCCCAACGTGACTTCTGATGGTGCTGTGATGTTTATTCCTGCAGAGGCCGTCTTTGCTGAGATTCATGCATACCATCCCGATGTCATTGATTATGCGATGAATAAGCGCGTTTGGGTGGTTTCACCCACCACATTAATGGCGGTGTTAAACACCGCACGCGCCGTGTTAAAAGATGTCGAAATGCGCAAACAAGTGCATATTATTAAAGATGAGCTTGGTAAGCTGAGCGTTGATTTTAAACGCTTTGATACCCGTATGAAAAAACTGGCCGATAACATCCGGCAGGCGCATGAAAATGCACAAGATGTTCATATTAGTAGCCAAAAAATATCGCGCACATTTGCCCGTATTGAGCGTGTAGAACTCACCAATGATCCTAATCTTGACTTATTAGATGCGGTTGATGAAGATTAA
- a CDS encoding AI-2E family transporter has translation MAIAMVYILKFHLLPGLLAGLLVFELVHIISPYIAQQFPGYRSKVIAVGLLAVAVVGVLILTTVGLIAFFKSDAGSIANLIGKMAQIIEDSRTILPDWLDSRLPADAVVLQQLVTEWLRNNATNLQFLGKEVGRYLAHILIAMIIGGMLALREAMTDDHYKPFAKAMIQRTTQFGRAFRNIVFAQVRISAVNTIFTAIYLSIALPLMGVELPFIKTMILLTFIVGLLPVIGNLISNTIIVIVSMSHSFATALGSLAFLIVIHKLEYFLNARIIGGKIRANAWELLIAMVLMEATFGIAGVVAAPIYYAYIKTELRVRELI, from the coding sequence ATGGCGATAGCCATGGTTTATATTTTAAAGTTTCACCTATTACCTGGCTTGCTAGCAGGATTACTGGTGTTTGAATTGGTGCATATTATTTCACCCTATATTGCCCAACAATTTCCTGGTTACAGATCTAAAGTGATTGCTGTTGGATTATTAGCAGTAGCGGTAGTTGGGGTGTTGATACTTACTACTGTTGGTCTAATAGCATTCTTTAAATCAGACGCCGGGAGTATTGCTAACTTAATCGGTAAAATGGCACAGATTATTGAAGATTCGCGCACTATATTGCCAGATTGGCTAGATTCACGGCTCCCAGCCGATGCCGTCGTATTGCAGCAGTTAGTAACAGAATGGTTACGTAATAACGCCACCAATCTGCAATTTTTGGGTAAAGAGGTTGGGCGCTACCTGGCACACATTTTGATTGCCATGATTATTGGCGGCATGTTGGCACTGCGCGAAGCCATGACGGATGATCATTACAAACCGTTTGCAAAAGCAATGATTCAGCGAACGACACAATTTGGCCGCGCGTTTAGAAACATTGTATTTGCTCAAGTTAGAATTTCAGCAGTCAATACCATCTTTACCGCTATTTATCTTTCTATTGCCTTGCCATTAATGGGGGTTGAGCTTCCATTCATCAAAACCATGATACTACTTACGTTTATTGTGGGCTTATTGCCAGTCATTGGCAATTTAATATCCAATACCATCATTGTGATTGTGAGTATGAGTCATTCGTTTGCAACCGCATTGGGATCGCTTGCCTTTTTGATCGTCATTCATAAATTAGAATATTTCTTAAACGCACGGATTATCGGTGGAAAAATCAGAGCCAATGCGTGGGAGCTACTCATCGCAATGGTATTAATGGAAGCAACATTTGGCATTGCGGGCGTGGTAGCAGCGCCAATCTATTATGCTTATATAAAAACCGAATTAAGAGTACGTGAACTGATTTAA
- a CDS encoding formate--tetrahydrofolate ligase — protein sequence MLSDIEIAQAATLKPIQAIAKSIGFAEADLIPYGHHIAKLSYAGLNQLQHQPNGKLILVTAISPTPPGEGKTTTTVGLADALNRIGKKTVVCIREPSQGPVFGMKGGATGGGYAQVVPMENINLHFTGDFHAISAANNLLAALIDNHIHHGNALAIDLARITWRRCMDMNDRALRKVHLHQLRHETDTGFDITVASEVMAIFCLAESLDDLKVRLGKIQIARSVTGKAIFASDIKAEGAMTALLKDAFQPNLVQTLEGNPAVIHGGPFANIAHGCNSVIATKTALKLADYVVTEAGFGADLGAEKFFDIKCRQAHLQPDAVVLVATVRALKYHGGAALDELNNENIDLLNNGINNLKRHINNLHEYFGMQVIVAINHFSNDTPAELAALTQAVVPLGCQVVVCKHWAEGGAGATDLAQQVVASIDAKQSQFKLLYPDELPLRDKLATIATRLYGAAGIKLSDEAEQQISNLSHDYAHLPICIAKTQYSFSSDATLRNAPTGHVLEVKSVRLSRGAGFVVALCGDMMTMPGLPIRPASERINVDQAGTISGLS from the coding sequence ATGTTGAGCGATATTGAAATAGCGCAAGCAGCCACACTAAAGCCTATTCAAGCCATTGCAAAATCAATTGGCTTTGCTGAGGCAGATTTAATCCCATACGGGCATCACATTGCAAAGCTCAGCTATGCGGGATTAAATCAACTACAACATCAACCTAACGGCAAATTAATTTTAGTCACTGCGATTAGTCCAACACCACCAGGCGAAGGAAAAACAACCACTACCGTTGGTCTTGCAGATGCGTTAAATCGTATTGGTAAAAAAACGGTCGTGTGCATACGTGAACCCTCTCAGGGGCCAGTATTTGGTATGAAAGGCGGCGCTACTGGTGGTGGTTATGCGCAAGTAGTGCCGATGGAAAATATTAATTTGCATTTTACTGGTGATTTTCATGCAATTTCTGCAGCTAATAATTTGTTGGCTGCGCTGATCGATAATCATATTCATCACGGTAATGCTCTAGCTATTGATTTGGCTCGCATTACTTGGCGTCGATGTATGGACATGAATGACAGGGCACTACGTAAAGTGCACTTACATCAATTGCGTCACGAGACCGATACCGGCTTTGATATTACAGTTGCCAGTGAAGTGATGGCTATTTTTTGCTTGGCAGAAAGTTTAGATGATTTAAAGGTTCGTCTAGGCAAGATTCAAATAGCCAGAAGTGTCACAGGCAAAGCTATTTTTGCAAGCGATATTAAAGCAGAAGGGGCAATGACAGCACTCTTAAAAGATGCCTTTCAACCTAACTTAGTACAAACGTTGGAGGGTAACCCTGCCGTTATTCATGGTGGTCCTTTTGCTAATATTGCCCATGGTTGCAATTCAGTCATTGCCACCAAAACAGCACTTAAGTTGGCGGATTATGTGGTAACAGAGGCAGGTTTTGGTGCCGATTTGGGCGCAGAAAAGTTCTTTGATATTAAATGTCGGCAAGCGCATTTACAGCCAGATGCCGTTGTGTTGGTGGCTACAGTACGCGCATTAAAGTATCACGGTGGCGCAGCATTAGATGAGCTTAACAATGAAAATATTGATTTATTAAATAATGGAATCAATAATTTAAAAAGACATATTAATAATCTACATGAATATTTTGGCATGCAAGTAATTGTGGCTATTAATCACTTCAGTAATGACACGCCAGCAGAACTCGCTGCTTTAACACAAGCAGTTGTGCCATTAGGCTGTCAAGTGGTGGTTTGTAAACATTGGGCAGAAGGCGGCGCTGGCGCAACAGATTTGGCGCAACAAGTGGTGGCCAGTATAGACGCAAAACAATCGCAATTTAAACTACTTTACCCAGATGAGTTGCCCTTACGAGACAAATTGGCAACCATTGCCACACGCCTCTATGGCGCTGCTGGCATTAAGCTAAGCGACGAAGCCGAGCAACAAATATCAAACTTAAGTCATGATTACGCGCATTTGCCTATTTGTATTGCCAAAACACAATATTCGTTTTCATCCGATGCGACACTACGTAACGCACCTACAGGCCATGTTTTAGAAGTGAAAAGTGTGCGTTTATCGCGCGGCGCAGGTTTTGTTGTTGCATTATGTGGCGACATGATGACCATGCCAGGCTTGCCAATAAGACCTGCGAGTGAGCGTATCAATGTTGACCAAGCAGGTACTATCTCGGGGCTTTCTTAA
- a CDS encoding nitrite/sulfite reductase, whose amino-acid sequence MYKYDKIDQQLVNERVTQYRDQTRRYLAGELTEEEFRPIRLQNGLYIQRLAPMLRIAIPYGLLSSRQLRKLGDIAKKYDKDYGHFSTRQNLQLNWPKLEDVPDILAELATVEMHAIQTSGNCIRNITTDQFAGVAPDELFDPRAMAEIIRQWSTFHPEFALLPRKFKIAVSGTKNDRAVVQMHDIGLEFFKNENNELRIKVWVGGGLGRTPILGSVIHDNLEWQHVLSYCEAIIRTYNIHGRRDNSYKARIKILVKAIGIEAFKEQVEAEWAHTKDGPLTITQAEFDRVSAYFEPMPYEVLPANDASFDTQLASNPAFAAWVKRCVHSHKIAGYRAVTLSLKKHGEAPGDASSAQMHTVADLADAYSFGELRVSHEQNLILADVKLSDLYAVWEKARAAGLATPNIGLLTDIICCPGGDFCSLANAKSIPIATSIQAQFDNLDYLHDIGDIEINISGCMNACGHHHIGHIGILGVDKGDTEWYQVSIGGKQGNDASLGNVIGPSFSAEEMPSVIQKLIDVYVKERTPEERFIDTVRRLGLEPFKAHVYAEKVEATA is encoded by the coding sequence ATGTATAAATACGACAAAATTGATCAACAACTGGTAAATGAACGCGTAACCCAATACCGCGACCAAACCCGCCGCTATTTGGCTGGCGAATTAACTGAAGAAGAATTTCGACCTATCCGTTTACAAAATGGTTTGTATATTCAACGCCTAGCGCCAATGCTACGCATTGCAATCCCTTATGGCTTACTGTCAAGCCGTCAATTACGCAAACTGGGTGACATCGCCAAAAAATACGATAAAGATTACGGTCACTTTAGCACACGTCAAAACTTGCAGTTAAACTGGCCTAAATTAGAGGATGTGCCTGATATTTTGGCTGAGCTAGCTACTGTTGAAATGCATGCCATACAAACTTCGGGTAATTGTATTCGCAATATCACAACAGACCAATTTGCTGGCGTGGCGCCTGATGAGCTGTTTGACCCGCGAGCAATGGCTGAAATTATTCGACAATGGAGTACTTTCCATCCTGAATTCGCTTTATTGCCACGTAAATTTAAAATTGCTGTTTCAGGTACAAAAAACGATCGCGCAGTCGTGCAAATGCATGATATTGGTTTGGAGTTTTTTAAAAATGAAAACAACGAACTGCGCATTAAAGTATGGGTTGGTGGTGGTTTAGGTCGCACGCCAATTTTGGGCAGCGTTATTCATGACAATCTAGAATGGCAGCATGTCTTGAGCTATTGTGAGGCGATTATCCGCACCTATAATATTCATGGCCGTCGTGATAACTCTTACAAGGCGCGAATTAAGATTTTAGTCAAGGCGATTGGTATCGAAGCTTTTAAAGAACAAGTAGAGGCTGAATGGGCACACACAAAAGATGGTCCACTCACCATTACACAGGCGGAATTTGATCGTGTTTCTGCTTATTTTGAGCCGATGCCTTACGAAGTTTTGCCAGCTAACGATGCAAGTTTTGATACTCAGCTTGCCAGTAATCCTGCCTTTGCTGCATGGGTAAAACGTTGTGTACATTCGCATAAAATAGCAGGCTACCGCGCCGTTACATTGTCTCTCAAAAAGCATGGCGAAGCACCGGGCGATGCATCTAGTGCACAAATGCATACGGTGGCTGATTTGGCCGATGCTTATAGCTTTGGTGAGCTACGCGTTTCTCATGAACAAAATTTAATTTTGGCTGATGTTAAATTGAGCGATTTGTATGCGGTGTGGGAAAAAGCGCGCGCTGCCGGTTTAGCAACGCCAAATATTGGCTTATTAACCGATATTATTTGTTGTCCTGGTGGCGACTTTTGTAGCTTAGCCAACGCAAAAAGCATCCCAATTGCAACATCTATTCAAGCGCAATTTGATAATTTAGATTATTTACATGATATTGGTGATATTGAAATTAATATTTCAGGCTGTATGAATGCTTGCGGGCATCATCATATTGGTCACATTGGCATTTTGGGCGTTGATAAAGGTGATACTGAATGGTATCAAGTGTCTATTGGTGGCAAGCAAGGTAACGATGCCAGCTTAGGCAATGTGATTGGCCCTTCTTTCTCAGCCGAAGAAATGCCAAGCGTGATACAAAAGCTAATTGATGTGTATGTAAAAGAGCGTACACCTGAAGAACGTTTTATTGATACCGTGAGACGCTTGGGGCTAGAGCCTTTTAAAGCACATGTTTATGCTGAGAAAGTAGAGGCAACAGCATGA
- a CDS encoding YigZ family protein, with protein MQIIEQGAVADQIIEQGAVAEQTISKSKFLAWTAYCENEREVAAFLRAIAAQHPHASHLAYAFRLKTSDGIVPRFSDAGEPSGTAGMPILQRIEGLHLMNACVGVIRYYGGINLGKGGLARAYGGTAKLALDASTLGAYIEMQQLSLTIAYNRLDALTKALSHINGEILDKSFDEKVHIVIRLPLAEQQAFMNRFTNEYAN; from the coding sequence ATGCAAATCATTGAACAAGGCGCAGTCGCCGATCAAATTATTGAACAAGGCGCAGTCGCCGAGCAAACCATTAGTAAATCTAAATTTCTGGCTTGGACAGCGTATTGTGAAAATGAGCGAGAAGTTGCTGCATTTCTGCGAGCAATCGCTGCCCAGCACCCACATGCCAGTCATCTTGCCTATGCCTTTCGATTAAAAACATCCGACGGCATTGTGCCAAGATTTTCTGATGCAGGAGAGCCATCTGGCACGGCTGGCATGCCAATTTTACAAAGGATAGAAGGCCTACATTTAATGAATGCCTGTGTTGGTGTGATTCGTTATTATGGCGGTATTAATTTAGGTAAGGGCGGCTTGGCGCGCGCTTATGGCGGCACAGCTAAATTAGCCCTAGATGCATCAACATTAGGTGCTTACATCGAAATGCAACAATTAAGCCTCACAATAGCATACAATCGCCTTGATGCCCTGACCAAGGCCTTATCACACATCAATGGGGAAATATTGGATAAAAGCTTTGATGAAAAAGTCCATATTGTTATCCGTTTACCACTAGCCGAACAACAAGCTTTTATGAATCGATTTACCAATGAATATGCCAACTAA
- a CDS encoding sulfite exporter TauE/SafE family protein has translation MDIFHILAGFVVGLLVGLTGVGGGSLMTPILLLFFHQPAAVAVGTDLLYAAITKSAGIIAHGKLGNIDWRIVRLLAYGSVPASIITTTLLANIDISSDGAVQTIKFWLGIALMLTALSVIFRNQLASFSKNGHWINPQYAATLTVLLGILLGFLVTLTSVGAGALGVTALLMLYPKVSITKIVGTDVAHAVPLTLVAGLGHVSLGTVDYTLLGTLLIGSIPGIWLGSHLSAKVAEHWIRLLLALILVYVGQKLAFPHMHVAIGLASLCIIIALKQLNYRKS, from the coding sequence ATGGATATTTTTCACATTTTAGCTGGCTTTGTTGTAGGGCTGCTGGTGGGACTCACCGGGGTTGGTGGCGGCTCGTTAATGACGCCTATCCTGTTGCTGTTCTTTCATCAACCCGCTGCTGTCGCCGTTGGTACCGATTTGCTTTATGCTGCAATCACCAAATCGGCTGGCATTATTGCCCATGGCAAGCTCGGCAACATTGATTGGCGCATTGTCAGGCTATTGGCATACGGCAGCGTACCTGCGTCCATTATCACAACTACTTTACTGGCCAATATCGATATTTCTTCTGATGGCGCTGTACAAACCATAAAGTTTTGGCTTGGTATTGCACTGATGTTGACGGCACTTTCTGTTATTTTCCGCAATCAACTAGCAAGCTTTTCTAAAAACGGCCATTGGATTAACCCCCAATATGCAGCAACGCTGACTGTATTATTGGGCATCCTCTTGGGGTTTTTGGTCACATTAACGTCTGTTGGCGCAGGCGCCCTGGGTGTCACTGCTTTATTAATGTTGTATCCTAAGGTATCTATCACCAAAATTGTTGGAACCGATGTCGCTCATGCTGTGCCACTCACACTTGTCGCAGGCTTGGGTCATGTTAGCTTGGGTACGGTTGATTACACATTACTCGGCACATTATTAATTGGGTCTATCCCAGGCATTTGGTTGGGCAGCCATTTAAGTGCAAAAGTGGCAGAACATTGGATTCGATTATTATTAGCACTGATTTTGGTTTATGTGGGACAAAAGCTTGCTTTCCCGCATATGCATGTTGCCATTGGGCTGGCGTCGCTCTGTATCATCATTGCATTAAAACAGCTTAATTATCGAAAAAGCTAA
- a CDS encoding GGDEF domain-containing protein, protein MIRQIQAELSMIKKCREDFRVLYFTLLVVTLMHLLFIFLFWIINVPAMSIINVASVVFYLGCLKLFIRSLINQDFGTLVWLITAEVILHAYLACYYLGLESGFQYYIFPLTAFPLFAKSGNLMLTIVRLCIIAAGYIFLEQWVSQIVPQVSLDQHMLQIIRYANLSGFVLLSGSISFAFAKATNLSQDALLEMATFDKLTGLHNRYSLEAFVESNVEQSKQNGKPLSMLMVDIDYFKIVNDHYGHLCGDAVLSTVAKVMQGALRAQDELGRWGGEEFMVVLPDTDASTLGLLADRLRLAIMHTDYVYKNKHLSITATVGGTSLIAGDTVESLISRTDQALYHGKRNGRNCYYFQST, encoded by the coding sequence ATGATTCGACAGATTCAAGCAGAGTTAAGTATGATTAAAAAGTGCCGAGAAGACTTCAGGGTGCTTTACTTTACTTTGCTCGTTGTAACGCTCATGCATTTATTATTCATTTTTTTATTTTGGATAATCAATGTTCCCGCTATGTCGATTATTAATGTGGCAAGTGTGGTGTTTTACCTTGGCTGCCTAAAACTATTTATTCGTTCACTGATTAATCAAGATTTTGGAACACTTGTCTGGTTAATTACGGCTGAGGTGATATTGCATGCTTATTTGGCCTGCTATTATTTAGGCCTAGAAAGTGGCTTCCAATATTATATTTTCCCATTAACAGCCTTTCCATTGTTTGCAAAATCTGGCAACTTAATGTTAACGATTGTCAGATTATGCATTATCGCTGCTGGCTATATATTTCTAGAGCAATGGGTAAGTCAGATCGTTCCGCAAGTAAGCTTAGATCAACACATGCTGCAAATCATACGCTACGCTAATTTATCTGGTTTTGTATTGTTGTCTGGCAGCATTTCATTTGCCTTTGCCAAGGCAACCAATTTGAGCCAAGACGCACTATTAGAAATGGCCACATTTGATAAGTTAACAGGCCTACATAACCGATACAGTTTAGAAGCATTTGTTGAATCCAATGTCGAACAAAGTAAACAAAATGGCAAGCCATTATCTATGCTCATGGTTGATATTGATTACTTTAAAATAGTTAACGATCACTATGGCCATTTATGTGGTGATGCTGTTTTATCAACAGTGGCTAAGGTGATGCAAGGCGCATTAAGAGCGCAAGATGAACTTGGTCGGTGGGGTGGGGAAGAATTTATGGTGGTATTGCCAGACACAGATGCGTCAACTTTAGGCTTGCTAGCCGATCGTCTCCGTCTGGCAATTATGCATACAGACTATGTATATAAAAACAAACATTTATCAATTACTGCAACGGTAGGGGGCACAAGCCTAATAGCAGGAGACACGGTTGAATCGTTAATCTCTAGAACAGATCAAGCCTTGTATCACGGTAAGCGCAACGGCCGCAATTGTTACTATTTTCAATCTACATAA
- a CDS encoding DUF302 domain-containing protein codes for MFARCCIALLGLMMAACVTSQSAMSEFSEINPKTAIFEVAVKEGISYQEVIESLKSISEGMNFVNPANFPIGEHLQLRGIDPQGIKEVHSFCNLSMGADIMLDHPEFLVFAPCRIAIYEKLDANNKHQLFIGLARPTYDLKSIKNPTERAKQSAQQLEDALISLIRKASVGDF; via the coding sequence ATGTTTGCACGTTGTTGTATAGCACTACTTGGACTGATGATGGCTGCTTGTGTCACAAGCCAAAGCGCCATGTCCGAATTCAGTGAAATCAATCCTAAAACTGCTATTTTTGAAGTGGCAGTTAAAGAAGGTATCAGCTATCAAGAGGTGATTGAAAGTTTAAAAAGCATTTCAGAAGGCATGAATTTTGTTAATCCTGCTAACTTTCCAATAGGTGAGCATCTACAATTGCGTGGCATTGACCCGCAAGGAATCAAAGAAGTACACTCTTTTTGTAACTTAAGTATGGGTGCAGACATCATGCTTGATCATCCTGAATTTTTAGTATTTGCACCGTGCAGAATTGCCATCTACGAAAAGTTAGACGCCAACAATAAGCATCAATTATTCATTGGTTTAGCTCGTCCTACTTATGACTTAAAAAGCATCAAAAATCCAACAGAGCGTGCCAAACAATCAGCACAGCAATTAGAAGATGCATTGATCAGTTTGATACGAAAAGCCAGTGTTGGTGATTTTTAA
- a CDS encoding DUF202 domain-containing protein, whose product MAVDHDPRIFFAAERTLLAWLRTGLTIIALGFVISRFGLFVKLVALESPALAHNVSSPLSSALGIAFVIIGSLAIGTAAIQHQRFYDTLADTQLPAIYSSKIAFILSITIAMLGLGLAAYLWHA is encoded by the coding sequence ATGGCAGTTGATCATGATCCACGTATATTTTTTGCAGCTGAGCGTACTTTACTGGCTTGGCTACGCACTGGCTTAACCATTATTGCGCTAGGTTTTGTGATTTCGCGCTTTGGTTTATTTGTAAAATTGGTGGCTTTGGAGTCGCCAGCGTTGGCACATAATGTGAGTTCGCCCTTATCATCCGCGCTGGGTATAGCGTTTGTGATTATTGGTTCGTTGGCAATTGGTACCGCAGCGATTCAACATCAGCGTTTTTACGATACGCTGGCTGACACACAACTTCCTGCAATTTATTCTAGTAAGATTGCATTTATCTTATCTATCACGATTGCAATGCTAGGCTTGGGATTGGCGGCTTACCTGTGGCATGCTTAA
- the moaD gene encoding molybdopterin converting factor subunit 1, with product MNIKVLYFARIKESVNYSTEDIVLPAEVSTISTLKSFLAQRGAVWADLFNGKQLVRAAINHELVDDMMTINDGDEVAFFPPVTGG from the coding sequence ATGAATATAAAAGTATTGTATTTTGCAAGAATTAAAGAATCTGTAAATTATTCAACAGAGGACATCGTATTGCCAGCTGAGGTTTCAACCATCAGCACCCTTAAAAGTTTTTTGGCGCAACGTGGTGCAGTGTGGGCAGATTTATTTAACGGCAAACAGCTGGTGCGCGCTGCCATTAATCATGAGTTGGTGGATGACATGATGACCATTAATGATGGCGATGAAGTGGCATTTTTTCCACCGGTAACAGGCGGATAG
- a CDS encoding CysB family HTH-type transcriptional regulator — MKLHQLKYVHEVARQGLSVSAAAEALHTSQPGVSKQIQLFEEELNLQIFQRNGKRLTGITEPGKQILKLAANVMFELENIKRVGDEFSQVETGMLTIATTHTQARYKLPTAIQQFMQTYPQVKLNIHQGNPTQVTDWVATGEADIGIATESISQEGRLVCLPCYEWNRSVVVPKGHDLEKVTQLSLDNIASYPLITYDFAFTGSTTVSKVFHDAGVIPNVVLTAIDADVIKTYVNLGLGIGLIANMAFDDKRDEQLVRLDCSHLFPQSTTFLGMRKDTFMRGYLYDFITMLSPQFNRATIDEVFKITR; from the coding sequence ATGAAATTACACCAACTAAAATATGTACATGAAGTGGCGCGACAAGGACTAAGCGTTTCTGCGGCTGCTGAGGCTTTGCATACATCACAACCTGGGGTGAGTAAGCAAATTCAATTGTTTGAAGAAGAGTTAAACCTGCAAATTTTTCAACGCAATGGCAAGCGCCTAACAGGTATTACTGAACCAGGTAAACAAATTTTAAAACTTGCTGCCAATGTGATGTTTGAGTTAGAAAACATTAAGCGGGTGGGCGATGAATTTAGTCAAGTTGAAACAGGTATGCTGACCATTGCAACAACGCATACGCAAGCACGTTATAAATTACCAACGGCTATTCAACAGTTTATGCAAACATACCCGCAAGTGAAGTTAAATATTCATCAAGGCAATCCAACGCAAGTGACAGACTGGGTGGCGACAGGAGAAGCGGATATTGGCATTGCAACTGAATCGATTAGCCAAGAAGGGCGGTTGGTATGCTTGCCATGCTATGAGTGGAATCGTAGTGTTGTGGTGCCGAAAGGCCATGATTTAGAAAAGGTTACTCAGTTAAGTTTGGATAATATTGCGAGTTATCCTTTGATTACTTATGATTTTGCGTTTACTGGTAGTACCACAGTATCGAAAGTGTTTCATGATGCTGGTGTTATACCAAACGTCGTGCTCACGGCAATTGATGCCGATGTTATTAAAACCTACGTCAATTTAGGTTTGGGCATTGGTTTAATTGCCAACATGGCGTTTGATGATAAGCGCGATGAACAGCTGGTTCGTCTCGATTGTAGCCATCTCTTTCCGCAAAGCACCACTTTTTTGGGCATGCGTAAAGATACTTTTATGCGTGGTTATCTCTATGACTTCATTACGATGCTATCGCCACAATTTAATCGGGCTACCATTGATGAAGTATTTAAAATAACAAGATAG